Proteins from a genomic interval of Yoonia sp. GPGPB17:
- a CDS encoding Tn3 family transposase: protein MPRRSILTERQRSALLDLPTDEMSLLRHYTLSDEDLENINERRRPENRLGFALQLCALRYPGRVLSLGEVIPHDVLAFIGAQLGLTGDALLSYAARRQTRQEHLEALRDIYGYKAFTGRGARDLKDWLDAQAELATSNEDIARRFVEECRRSLTILPAISKIERLCADALVAAEKRIETRIADRLTDEMRVRIDALLSEQVDERLSRFVWLRQFEVGDNSAGANRLLDRLALLQGFNLSPDLLMGVPTHRVTRLRRQGERYFADGLRDLPDDRRHAILSVCVVEWRAAISDAVVETHDRIVGRTWREGQRLCDARADDAKSAVQHTLKSFRDLGTGLLGAKNDGASLDTAVTSSTGWPDLEALVATASQLTDILSSNPITHLVLGHNRFRRYVPRMLHLLKIRGAHVAIPLIAAIELIKNGATHDVPTDFLRRTSKWHQYLKAQEPEDRRLWDVAVLFHLRDAFRSGDIWLAQSKRYADLKQVLVPASTAAASARLAVPLDPEQWLADRHAQMEIGLEKLSKAAKRGTIPSGTIEDGVLQLSRLPTQTPNGAADLLFDLYKRVPDMRITNIMLHVDEATGFTEAFTHLRTGAPPKDRIGLLNVLLSEGLNLGLSKMADASNSHGFWELMRISRWHIESESYGRALASIVDAQAKLPMAQFWGMGLTASSDGQFFPTTRQGEAMNLINAKYGNEPGLKAYTHVSDQFAPFASQAIPATVSEAPYILDGLLNNDVGKRIKEQYADTGGFTDHVFAVTSILGHRFIPRIRDLPSKRLYVFDAGGTPQNLKGMIGGKIREGLIASNWPDILRIAATMTTGTIAPSQILRKLASYPRQNDLAVALREVGRVERTLFMLDWVLNADMQRRVQIGLNKGEAHHALKNALRIGRQGEIRDRTTEGQHYRMAALNLLATIVIYWNTARLGEAVVQRQEAGLPVQPDLLAHTSPLGWAHILLTGEYKWPKK from the coding sequence ATGCCCCGGCGTAGTATTTTGACCGAACGGCAGCGTTCGGCGCTCCTTGATCTACCAACAGATGAAATGTCATTGCTCCGACATTACACGCTGTCCGACGAAGACCTTGAGAATATCAATGAACGCCGCCGTCCCGAAAATCGCCTCGGATTTGCGCTCCAACTTTGCGCACTCAGATATCCTGGGCGGGTGTTGTCACTTGGGGAGGTTATCCCACATGATGTCTTGGCCTTCATCGGCGCGCAGTTGGGGCTGACTGGTGACGCTCTACTTTCTTACGCTGCGAGGCGTCAGACACGCCAAGAGCATCTGGAAGCACTGCGCGACATCTACGGATACAAGGCATTCACGGGCCGGGGTGCGCGTGACCTGAAGGATTGGCTGGACGCGCAAGCCGAACTTGCGACCTCGAACGAAGACATTGCCCGCCGGTTCGTTGAGGAATGTCGCAGATCTCTAACCATACTTCCCGCCATATCAAAGATTGAGCGGCTCTGTGCGGATGCGTTGGTGGCGGCAGAAAAGCGGATTGAAACAAGGATCGCTGACAGATTGACCGATGAGATGCGCGTCAGGATCGATGCATTGCTGTCTGAACAAGTCGATGAGCGCCTGTCGCGGTTTGTCTGGTTGCGGCAATTCGAGGTGGGAGACAATTCGGCAGGAGCCAATCGCTTGCTGGACCGACTGGCGCTCCTTCAAGGATTTAATCTCTCGCCAGACTTGTTAATGGGTGTGCCAACTCATCGCGTCACGCGACTCCGCCGACAGGGCGAAAGGTATTTTGCGGATGGTTTGCGTGATCTGCCAGATGATCGCCGCCATGCCATACTTTCAGTCTGTGTTGTCGAGTGGCGCGCCGCAATTTCTGATGCTGTTGTCGAAACCCATGACCGGATCGTTGGCAGGACATGGCGAGAGGGGCAAAGACTGTGTGATGCCCGTGCGGATGATGCAAAATCCGCCGTTCAACACACCTTAAAGTCATTCCGAGATTTGGGAACGGGACTGTTGGGGGCCAAGAATGACGGCGCATCGCTTGATACTGCCGTGACTTCCTCTACGGGCTGGCCCGATTTGGAGGCATTGGTCGCAACAGCATCACAGTTGACCGACATACTTTCATCAAACCCCATTACTCATCTCGTGCTGGGCCACAACCGCTTCCGACGCTATGTGCCTCGAATGCTCCATCTTCTTAAGATTCGTGGGGCGCATGTCGCAATACCTCTCATTGCTGCTATTGAGTTGATCAAAAATGGCGCAACGCATGATGTGCCAACAGATTTCCTGCGGCGCACCTCGAAATGGCATCAGTATCTGAAGGCGCAAGAACCGGAGGACCGACGCCTTTGGGACGTGGCTGTTCTGTTCCATCTGCGTGATGCCTTCCGATCGGGCGATATCTGGCTGGCACAGTCGAAACGCTATGCTGATCTTAAACAGGTGCTGGTTCCCGCCTCAACGGCAGCAGCAAGTGCGCGGCTTGCCGTGCCGCTTGATCCTGAGCAGTGGTTGGCAGACCGCCACGCCCAGATGGAAATTGGTCTCGAAAAGTTATCCAAGGCAGCGAAGCGAGGAACCATCCCCAGTGGTACAATCGAAGATGGGGTGCTGCAACTCAGCCGGTTGCCGACCCAAACACCAAACGGTGCGGCGGATCTCCTCTTTGATCTCTACAAGCGTGTGCCGGATATGCGGATCACTAACATCATGCTGCACGTCGATGAGGCGACCGGTTTCACCGAAGCCTTTACGCATTTACGAACTGGTGCACCCCCAAAAGATCGGATTGGCTTGCTGAACGTGCTGCTGTCCGAAGGTCTCAATCTGGGTCTGAGCAAAATGGCTGACGCAAGCAATTCGCATGGATTTTGGGAACTGATGCGCATCTCGCGCTGGCACATTGAAAGTGAATCATACGGTCGTGCCCTTGCGAGCATCGTCGATGCGCAGGCCAAGTTACCAATGGCGCAGTTCTGGGGCATGGGGTTGACCGCATCCAGCGACGGTCAGTTCTTTCCCACCACCCGTCAGGGCGAGGCGATGAACCTGATCAATGCTAAATACGGAAATGAGCCGGGGTTGAAAGCCTACACACACGTTTCGGATCAGTTTGCACCGTTTGCATCTCAAGCCATACCCGCCACGGTCAGCGAGGCACCTTACATCCTTGATGGGTTGCTGAACAACGATGTTGGCAAGCGGATCAAGGAGCAATACGCCGACACCGGTGGCTTCACCGACCATGTTTTTGCGGTCACATCGATCTTGGGTCATAGATTCATTCCGCGTATCCGGGACTTGCCATCAAAGCGGTTGTACGTCTTCGATGCTGGGGGAACACCGCAAAACTTAAAGGGAATGATCGGCGGCAAAATCCGCGAGGGGTTGATTGCCAGCAATTGGCCCGACATTCTCAGGATCGCCGCGACGATGACGACCGGCACTATTGCGCCCAGCCAGATTCTGCGCAAGCTGGCGTCATACCCTCGCCAAAACGATCTTGCTGTTGCTTTGAGAGAAGTTGGCCGTGTCGAACGTACATTGTTCATGTTGGATTGGGTCCTCAACGCCGATATGCAGCGGCGCGTACAGATCGGGTTGAATAAAGGCGAGGCGCACCACGCGTTGAAGAATGCGCTACGCATCGGCAGGCAGGGCGAGATCCGTGACCGAACAACCGAGGGACAGCACTACCGAATGGCGGCGCTCAATCTGCTGGCCACAATTGTCATATACTGGAACACCGCCCGCCTTGGCGAGGCTGTCGTGCAGCGTCAAGAGGCAGGTCTACCCGTTCAGCCAGACTTGCTGGCGCATACATCGCCGCTCGGTTGGGCGCATATCCTGCTGACCGGCGAATACAAATGGCCTAAGAAATGA
- a CDS encoding DUF2927 domain-containing protein: protein MILAFTLILIWSQSSAQDVEGDPLNIGLAAEAQTILDAGQGQARKWLAPPDVVVVYRDPRMPAFVQSTLAEIEMGRENFFGFGEVKFFDLNDYTDDLYRKTDVSIIRIGEEGHERKLRLSLNLGDRDIRIHGNIFVFTVGLEEMLLLGALTQTDPQFMRTMAKDEEQNCHYSAWSTDDVIHTAATYVRSDYPETWILNCLYEEMFQSLGLLNDAVGSVNFTFDDTLRPVEDRTLDRLLLDALYHDTVQPGSPVGDTVDIFTQTLEQR, encoded by the coding sequence GTGATTTTAGCATTCACGCTGATACTCATTTGGTCTCAAAGCAGTGCGCAAGATGTTGAAGGCGACCCCTTAAATATAGGGCTTGCAGCGGAGGCTCAAACAATACTTGACGCCGGACAAGGGCAGGCACGTAAGTGGCTGGCTCCGCCGGATGTCGTTGTGGTTTACAGAGATCCCCGTATGCCCGCATTCGTCCAATCAACACTTGCTGAAATTGAAATGGGTCGTGAAAATTTCTTCGGTTTTGGCGAAGTTAAGTTCTTTGATTTAAATGATTACACTGATGATCTTTACCGTAAAACAGATGTCAGCATTATTCGTATCGGTGAGGAAGGTCACGAACGGAAACTGAGATTAAGTTTGAACCTTGGCGACCGAGATATCCGGATCCATGGGAATATATTTGTATTCACTGTTGGCCTAGAAGAAATGCTTCTTCTAGGCGCTTTGACACAAACTGATCCACAATTCATGCGCACAATGGCGAAAGATGAGGAACAGAATTGCCATTACTCGGCTTGGTCGACTGATGACGTAATACACACAGCGGCCACATATGTACGTAGCGACTATCCCGAAACTTGGATTCTCAACTGCCTGTATGAGGAAATGTTTCAGTCACTCGGGCTGTTAAACGATGCAGTAGGATCAGTTAATTTTACGTTTGATGATACTTTACGACCAGTTGAGGATCGCACGCTCGACCGCTTGCTCCTTGACGCACTTTATCATGATACAGTCCAGCCAGGATCCCCTGTTGGTGACACTGTAGACATATTCACTCAAACTTTAGAACAAAGGTGA